The DNA window AACAAAACGTCTTTTTGGCGCTCGTTAACGGCTTCGACGGCACCCAATAGCTCGGCATTAAATCCCACTTGTCGAGCCGTACGCTCTAAGGCTTTTACATCCTTGGGAAAACAGGATCCGCCGTAGCCGCACCCCGGGTAGATGAAATGATAACCAATGCGTGGGTCAGCGCCGATGCCGCGGCGTACCTCTTCAATGTCGGCATCCAAATGTTCTGCCAGATTGGCCAGTTCGTTCATAAAGCTAATCTTGGTCGCCAACATGGCATTGGCCGCATATTTGGTCAGCTCGGCGGAGCGGATATCCATGAGCATGACGCGGTCATGGTTGCGGTTGAAGGGGGCGTACAGAGCACGCATGAGCTCCCCGGTGCGAGGGTTGTCCGTACCCACCACCACCCGGTCGGGCTTCATAAAATCCTCGATGGCAGCGCCTTCTTTGAGGAATTCGGGGTTGGAGACAACGTCGAAATCTCCCTGGCTGGCGCGTTCGGTAAGACCATTTTGGACTGCGTCCCGCACCGCATCGGCGGTACCAACGGGCACCGTGCTTTTATTGACGATGATCCGGTAGTCAGTCATGTGTTCGGCTATCGATCGTGCGACCGTTAGCACATGACGCAGGTCGGCTGAGCCATCCTCATCTGGCGGTGTGCCCACGGCAATAAATTGAAATAGGCCGTGATCAACGCCTTGTTTGGCATCGAGGCTGAAGGCTAAGCGGCCCGATTTCATATTCGCATGAATGAGCTCGTCTAGCCCGGGTTCATGAATAGGGATTTCACCGCGATTGAGTGCATCAATCTTGTCAGCGTCAACGTCAACACACAGCACCTGATTGCCCACTTCAGCCAAGCAGGCACCGGTGACCAGGCCCACATAACCCGATCCGTAAATAGTAACCTTCACCCCAGAACTCCCCAAGAAAAATTCAATGCCTTATCAATTGTGCGAGATGCTAGCAGATTCCCAGTGACTCGGCATAAAAGCCTTAAAATCGGTTGACAGTGCCTTGTTCAATAAAGAATAATGTGCGGCTTTCGTTTTAGGAGGGGTTCCCGAGCGGTCAAAGGGGGCAGACTGTAAATCTGCTGGCTCAGCCTTCGAAGGTTCGAATCCTTCCCCCTCCACCATTTTGGCGTGTCCAGCTTGGGTTTGGGTAGGCGAGTAGCGTGTTGGAAAAGATGAGATTTTCAGGTCTTAGGGCAGTTAGGCGGGTGTAGTTCAATGGTAGAACCTCAGCCTTCCAAGCTGATGGTGTGGGTTCGATTCCCATCACCCGCTCCAAAAGACAAAAAGTGCAGTATCGGCAGCAGTATGCGCCAGGGTTTGCCCATGTAGCTCAGTCGGTAGAGCACTTCCTTGGTAAGGAAGAGGTCACCGGTTCAAGTCCGGTCATGGGCTCCAGTAAGTAGTTTGGTTTTTTTGACACATTTTAAAACAGCAATTGCGGAGTGCTAGAGCATGTCCAAGGAAAAATTTGAGCGTACCAAGCCGCATGTGAATGTGGGGACGATTGGTCATGTTGACCATGGTAAGACGACGTTGACGGCGGCGTTGACGGTGGTTCAGGCGAAGAAGTTTGGTGGTGAGTCACGAGCTTACGATCAGATTGACAATGCGCCTGAGGAGCGTGCTCGCGGCATTACGATTGCCACGGCGCATGTGGAGTATGAGTCTGACAATCGTCACTATGCGCATGTGGACTGTCCTGGACACGCTGACTATGTGAAGAACATGATCACGGGTGCGGCGCAGATGGACGGAGCGATTTTGGTATGTTCGGCAGCTGATGGTCCGATGCCGCAGACGCGTGAGCACATTTTGTTGGCGCGTCAGGTGGGTGTTCCCTACATTGTGGTGTTCCTGAACAAGGCGGATATGGTTGATGATGCTGAGTTGATGGAGCTGGTGGAGATGGAAGTTCGTGATTTGCTCTCGAGCTATGATTTCCCGGGTGATGACACGCCGATTGTGGTGGGTTCTGCGCTGAAGGCCTTGGAAGGTGATACTTCTGACATTGGTGTTCCGGCGATTGAGAAGCTGATTGAGGCTTTGGACACTTGGATTCCTGAGCCTGAGCGTGCGATTGACGGTGCGTTTTTGATGCCTGTTGAAGATGTGTTTTCGATTTCTGGTCGCGGTACGGTGGTGACGGGTCGAGTGGAGCGCGGCATTGTCAAAGTGGGTGATGAGATTGAGATTGTGGGTATTAAGGACACGATCAAGACCACGGTGACGGGTGTTGAGATGTTCCGTAAGTTGCTGGACCAGGGTCAGGCGGGTGACAACGTGGGTGTATTGCTGCGTGGTACCAAGCGTGATGAGGTGGAGCGTGGTCAGGTGTTGTGTAAGCCGGCATCGATTACGCCGCACACCAAGTTTGAGGCGGAAGTGTATGTGTTGTCCAAGGAAGAGGGTGGACGTCACACGCCGTTTTTCAATGGTTATCGTCCGCAGTTTTATTTCCGTACGACGGACGTGACGGGTTCATGTGATCTGCCGTCTGGAGTGGAGATGGTGATGCCGGGTGATAATGTGAAGATGACGGTATCGCTGATTGCTCCGATTGCGATGGAAGAAGGTTTGCGTTTTGCGATTCGTGAAGGCGGTCGCACCGTAGGCGCCGGCGTCGTCGCGAAAATTATCGAGTAATCAGGTAATTAAGAGTTTAGGCCAGTAGCTCAATTGGCAGAGCAGCGGTCTCCAAAACCGCAGGTTGGGGGTTCAAGTCCCTCCTGGCCTGCCATTATCCGCGGTGTTGCGCGGTGGCAATTGGATCGTAATTTATTCCATGGCAGGTAAAACCGAAATTGTAGTGGGAAGTGGTTTGGATACCGCTAAACTGGTGGTCGCTGTAGCGCTGCTGGTTGGCGGTGTCTTCACCTTTTATTGGTTTTCTGATGCCTCCACGCTGCTGCGTGTAGTGGGTCTGCTGGCCTTTGTGGCGGTAGCTGTTGGCATCATTTTCACCACGGGCATGGGCCGCAATCTGGCAGGGTTTCTGGGTGAATCCCGCACTGAAGTGCGCAAGATGGTGTGGCCAACACGGGTGGAGACCTTGCAATCCACTTTGGTTGTGCTCGCGGCGACAATTGTGGTGGCCATCTTCCTGTGGTTGATCGATATGCTGCTGGGTTGGACCATCCGCGAATTCATTCGCTAACCGGGATTAGAAAATGGCTTTGCGTTGGTACGTTGTTCAGGTTTATTCGGGGTTTGAGAACCAGGTGAAAAAATCCCTGGAAGATCATATTGCCCGTAAAGGTCTCGAAGACAGTTTTGGTGAGATTTTGGTGCCCACCGAAGAAGTCGTGGAGATGCGTGATGGTCAGAAGCGCAAAAGCGAGCGCAAGTTCTTTCCCGGTTATGTGCTCATGCAGATTGAAATGAGTGAAGGTACATGGCATCTGGTGAAGAGCGTGCCGCGCGTGTTGGGATTTATCGGTGGCACCTCAGACCGTCCTGCCCCCATCAGCGAGAAAGAAGCCCAAAAAATCCTTCAGCGTATGCAAGAAGGTGCTGAAAAGCCCAGGCCCAAGGTCTTGTTTGAGGCGGGTGAAGTGGTGCGAGTCACCGATGGCCCGTTCAATGATTTCAATGGCGTGGTTGAAGAAGTGAACTACGACAAAAGCCGTTTGTTGGTAGCGGTACAGATTTTCGGTCGTTCTACACCGGTGGAACTTGAGTTTCACCAGGTAGAAAAGGCCTGATCACGGGGAGCCGAGAGGCGCTTGCACCCACATTAAGGAGCTGTTCGCATGGCTAAGAAAATCGAAGCTTATATCAAGCTTCAGGTCCCTGCCGGAAAGGCAAATCCCAGCCCTCCGGTTGGCCCAGCGTTGGGTCAGCGCGGGGTGAATATTATGGAGTTCTGCAAAGCGTTTAACGCGCAGACCCAGGATATGGAGCCTGGCTTGCCGATTCCTGTTGTGATCACTGTTTACTCGGATCGCAGCTTCACGTTCATCAAGAAAACGCCCCCGGCTTCCGTGTTGTTGCGTAAAGCAGTAGGGATTGCCAAGGGTTCCGCTACGCCCAATACCACCAAGGTGGGTAAGGTGACGCGTGAGCAAATGGAAGAAATTGCCAAAACCAAATGGCCTGACCTGACCGCCTCTGACATGGACGCCGCCGTGCGCACCATCGCCGGCAGTGCTCGTGCCATGGGTTTGGATGTGGAGGGCGTTTAACATGGCAAAGCTAAGCAAACGGATGCGCGCCATTCGTGAAAAAATTGAGCCGGGTAAGTTCTACGCGTTGCCTGAGGCCTTGCAGCTGGTGAAAGACACGGCATCAGCCAAGTTCGCCGAGTCCGTCGACGTCAGTGTTAATCTGGGCGTCGATCCGCGTAAATCCGATCAAGTGGTCCGTGGCTCAACGGTGCTGCCCAACGGAACTGGCAAATCAGTGCGGGTTGCTGTGTTCACTCAGGGCGCCAACGCAGATGCTGCTAAAGAGGCAGGTGCCGATATCATCGGTATGGATGATTTGGCCGAACAGGTGAAAGCCGGCAAGATGGATTTTGATGTGGTCATCGCCAGTCCCGATGCGATGCGCGTGGTTGGCCAGTTAGGTCAGGTGCTCGGCCCTCGTGGCCTGATGCCTAACCCCAAGGTAGGCACGGTGACGCCAGATGTCGCGACTGCAGTGAAAAACGCTAAAGCCGGTCAGGTGCGTTATCGCACGGACAAGGCGGGCATTATTCATTGCACGATCGGCAAAGCCAGCTTTGAGGCCAAGGCGTTGGAAGAAAATTTGAATGCCTTGTTGGCTGATTTGATGAAGGCTAAGCCGTCAGCTGCCAAGGGTATCTACATGAAGAAAGTGACGCTTTCCACGACGATGGGCCTTGGCGTGCCCGTGGATCAGGGAAGCTTGTCACTGTAAGTATTTGGGTGGGACTGCCGGCTGTGTCCGGCATCCGTCCAAGACCGCAGGCGCTGTCCTAGACGGCTTAATGAGGTTCGCCTCGCCCGCGCAGACGGTGTTCCCGATTCAGGTTTGTCCTGTTGAGGGTGCTCCGAGAACCGGCCAGAGCTTTATTCTGGCCATTACCCGATGCCAAACCCTTGGTTGGGCATCAAACAGGAGGTAGGTAATCCGTGGCACTACGTCTCGAAGACAAAAAAGCAATTGTCTCTGAGGTCGCTGCGGTGGCCGCTCAGGCTTATTCAGCAGTGGCTGCTGAATACCGTGGTCTGACCGTGGGTGAAATGACGGAGTTGCGTGAAAAAGCGCGGCAGTCCGGCGTTTATCTGCGGGTGGTGAAAAACACCCTTGCCCGTCGCGCGGTTGAGGGAACCGAGTTTGCCTGCATGCAAGAGGGCTTTGTGGGGCCGCTGATTTTAGCGTTCTCCCAGGAAGACCCCGGCGCTGCAGCCAGACTGGTGAAGGATTTCGCCAAAGAGCACAAACAGCTTGAGTGCAAGTTGGTCTCCGTGGGTGGCAAGTTATTAGGTCCGGGCGATTTGGATCGTCTGGCCTCTATGCCGACCCGCGATCAGGCCATCAGTATGCTTATGGCCGTAATGAAGGCCCCGCTGGACAAGTTTGCCCGCACGCTCAACGAGGTGCCTGGCAAGTTCGTTCGGACCGTGGCTGCCGTTCGCGATCAAAAGCAAGCCGCCGGCTGATCTTACATATTGAACCGAATCGGGCTTCAAGCCCTCTCAGGAGTTAATCATGGCTGTGAATAAAGAAGATGTTTTGGAAGCAATTTCCAATATGACCGTTCTGGAGATCGTTGACTTGATCTCTGCAATGGAAGAAAAGTTTGGCGTGTCTGCTGCAGCGGCTGTTGCTGCTGCTCCGGTGGCCGCTGCTGGCGGTGCCGGTGAAGCCGCTGCTGAAGCCAAGGATGAGTTTGACGTTGTGATGACCAGCTTCGGCGCCAACAAAGTGGGCGTCATCAAAGTGGTTCGCGGTGTCACCGGTCTGGGCCTGAAAGAAGCCAAAGACATGGTCGAAGGCGCGCCAGCGACCATTAAGGAAGCTGTCAGCAAGGATGAAGCTGAGAAGATGAAGAAGGAACTGGAAGAAGCCGGCGCCACTGTTGAATTGAAGTAAGGCGCAGGTCGGGCCCGTTTGATACTGCATCGGACCCTGTTGGTTTGGGGGCTGGCGATGAAACATCGCCGGCCTCTTTCCGCTTATTTTCAGGATGAATCCATCCTGAGCAGCAAGATGATTCGAGTGTGAGGAATCTCAATGGCATATAGCTACACCGAGAAAAAGCGTATCCGCAAGGATTTCGGCAAACGTCCGCAAATTCTGGAAGTCCCCTATTTGCTGGCTACGCAAATCGATTCCTACCGGCAATTCCTGCAGATGTCTAAGGGGCATGATGCTCGCGAGGATATTGGTCTGCATGCCGCATTCAAATCGGTATTCCCCATCGTCAGTTACTCAGGTCATGTAGAGCTAGACTATGTCAGCTACCGCCTGGGTACCCCCGTATTCGATGTCAAAGAGTGTCAGCTGCGCGGCCTGAACTATGCAGCGCCGCTGCGTGTCACTCTCCGACTAGTAATTTACGACAAGGAAGCGCCCGCCGGCTCGCGCACGGTCAAAGACATCAAGGAGCAAGAAGTCTACATGGGCGATCTGCCCCTGATGACCGACAATGGCACCTTTGTGATCAATGGTACTGAGCGTGTCATTGTCTCTCAGTTACACCGCTCACCCGGTGTGTTTTTTGATCATGACAAAGGCAAGACCCACAGTTCCGGCAAACTTTTGTTCAATGCCCGCGTGATTCCCTACCGTGGCTCTTGGCTTGATTTTGAATTTGATCCTAAAGACGCCATTTACGTGCGCATCGATCGCCGCCGTAAGTTGCCGGCGACGATTTTGCTGCGTGCCTTGGGCATGGAAGCGGAAGAGATTCTCTCCACCTTCTTTGAAACCAACCACTTCCGCGTGTTGAAAAGCGGCTTTCGGATGGATCTGGTGCCTGCCCGCTTACGTGGCGAAACTGCCGCGTTCGATATCCGCATCGGCAATGACATGTTGGTGGAGGCCGGTCGGCGCATTACCGCGCGTCACGTGCGTCAAATGGAAGAAGCGGATCTGAAAGCGCTGGAAGTACCCTCTGAGTTCCTGCTTGGAAAAAACCTGGCTCATACTGTGGTTGACACCGATAGTGGTGAAATCATCGCCAATGCTAATGACGAAATCACTGAAGAGCTGCTCAATCAGTTCCGGACGATTGGCTTGAAAGAGTTTCAGACGCTTTACACCAATGAACTGGACAATGGACCCTACGTTTCAACGACACTGGCCATTGACACCACGCGTTCGCAAATGGAAGCGCAGGTTGAGATTTATCGCATGATGCGTCCCGGTGAGCCGCCCACCCGTGAAGCCGCCGAGACCTTGTTCAATAACTTATTCTTCAGTGCTGATCGCTACGATTTGTCTGCGGTAGGTCGGATGAAATTCAACCGTCGAGTGGGTCGTGATGAGGAGACCGGCGAGGGTGTGCTGTGCCAAGAAGATATCTTGGATGTGTTGAAAACCTTGATTGATATTCGTAATGGCAATGGCCAGGTAGACGATATCGATCATTTGGGTAATCGCCGCGTACGCAGTGTTGGCGAGATGGCTGAAAACCAATTCCGCATTGGTCTTGTGCGCGTTGAGCGAGCTGTCAAAGAGCGCCTGAGCGTTGCTGAGAGCGAAGGCTTGATGCCGCAGGAGATGATCAACGCTAAGCCCGTGTCAGCTGCCATCAAAGAGTTTTTTGGTTCCAGTCAGTTGTCGCAGTTCATGGATCAAAACAACCCCCTGTCAGAAGTGACTCACAAGCGCCGTATTTCCGCACTGGGTCCGGGCGGTTTGACCCGTGAGCGCGCTGGTTTTGAAGTTCGTGACGTACACCCCACGCACTACGGTCGGGTGTGTCCGATTGAAACGCCGGAAGGTCCGAATATTGGTCTAATTAACTCTCTGGCGGTTTATGCACGTACCAATCGGTTCGGCTTTCTCGAAACGCCCTATCGCAAGGTTGTCGATAGCAAGGTCACCGATGAAATCGTCTATCTATCAGCAATTGAAGAGGGCAATTACCTGATTGCCCAAGCCAACGCGACCTTAGATGCCAAAGGCCGCTTGATCGATGAGTTGGTGTCCAGTCGTTATCAAAACGAGTTCACCATGTCCACGCCAGACCGGGTGCAATTCATGGATGTATCTCCGCGGCAGATTGTATCGGTGGCTGCTGCATTGATCCCCTTCTTGGAACACGATGATGCCAACCGCGCCCTCATGGGCTCGAATATGCAACGTCAGGCTGTCCCCTGTCTACGCGCCGAGACCGCCGTGGTCGGTACCGGCATTGAGCGTACGGTGGCGATTGACTCGGGTTCATCTATTGTAGCTCGGCGTGGCGGTGTGGTTGATTCGGTGGATGCCGCTCGTGTGGTGGTGCGAGTCAATGATGAGGAGACAGAAGCCGGCGAGCCGGGTGTCGACATCTATAACTTCACCAAATACACGCGTTCCAACCAAAACACCTGCATTAATCAGACACCTTTGGTGCGCGTCGGTGATGTCATTGCCCGCGGCGATGTGCTGGCTGATGGCTCCTCCACGGATCTGGGTGAGTTGGCTTTAGGTCAAAACATGCTGGTGGCCTTTATGCCTTGGAATGGCTACAACTTCGAGGATTCCATCCTTATTTCAGAGCGCGTCGTTCAAGAAGATCGTTTCACCTCAATCCATATTGAGGAATTGACCTGCGTGGCTCGGGAAACCAAGTTAGGACCTGAAGAAATCAGTGCAGACATTCCTAACGTGTCGGAAGGACTGCTGTCGAAGCTGGATGCATCGGGCATTGTTTACGTCGGTGCAGAGGTTAAGCCCGGCGATATTCTGGTGGGCAAGGTGACGCCTAAGAGCGACAGCCAGCTGACCCCGGAAGAAAAATTGCTGCGTGCCATCTTCGGCGAGAAAGCCTCAGACGTGAAAGACACAAGTCTGCGTGTGCCGTCAGGTATCGAGGGCACGGTGATCGATGTACGTGTGTTCACCCGCGATGGGGTTAAGAAAGACGAGCGTGCTCTGCAGATTGAAGCTGCTGCGCTAGACTCGGTGCGCAAGGATCTCAAAGACCAGCTGCGCATTTACGAAGACGATATCTTCGATCGCGTTGAGCGTTTGATCGTCGGTAAGCAGGCAGCAGGCGGTCCGGATGGTTTGAAGTCCGATACCAAGGTCGCCAAAAGCTACCTCAATGGTCTGCCGCGTGAAAAATGGTTTGAGATTCGCATGAAGGCTGAAGATGTCAATGAACAGCTGGAACTCATGGCGGATCAGCTCAAAGCGCAGCAGGAAGCCTTCGATGCTCGTTATGCCGAACAGAAAGAAAAATTGACGGCCGGTGATGATTTGGCGCCAGGTGTGCAGAAGATGGTCAAGGTCTATCTGGCCGTGAAACGTCGCATGCAGCCAGGCGATAAGATGGCGGGCCGCCACGGTAACAAGGGCGTGGTCTCCATGATCGTCCCGATGGAAGATATGCCTTACATGGAAGACGGCAGTCCGGTTGATATTGTCTTGAACCCCCTGGGCGTCCCCTCACGTATGAACGTGGGGCAGGTGCTTGAAACCCATCTGGGTTGGGCTGCTAAGGGTTTGGGCAACAAAATCGCTCGCATGGTTGATGCCAAGGTCAAAATGGATGAGCTGCGCGACTTCCTGGATAAGGTCTACAACCACGATACGGCGAGTAACCGGACAGAGGATCTGTCACTGCTCAGTGACGACGAGATCTTGGCTTTGGCGAAAAATCTGCGCAAAGGTGTGCCGATGGCAACGCCGGTGTTTGATGGTGCCGATGAGGAAGAGATCAAGGCCATGTTGCGCTTGGCGGACCTGCCGGATACGGGGCAGTCAGTGTTGTATGACGGCCGCAGCGGCGAGTCCTTCGATCGTCCTGTAACGGTGGGTTACATGCACATGCTGAAACTTAATCATTTGGTCGATGACAAGATGCATGCTCGCTCTACGGGCCCCTACAGCCTGGTCACCCAGCAGCCGTTGGGTGGTAAGGCGCAGTTCGGTGGTCAGCGCTTCGGTGAAATGGAAGTCTGGGCGCTCGAGGCTTATGGTGCTGCCTATACCTTGCAGGAAATGCTCACCGTGAAATCGGACGATGTTCAGGGTCGTAACAAGATGTACAAGAACATCGTTGATGGTGATCACCGGATGGAAGCTAATATTCCCGAATCTTTCAATGTGCTGATGAAGGAAATCCGTTCGCTGTCCATCAATATCGAATTGGAGCAGGATTGATATGAAAGATCTTCTCAACCTCTTTAAACAGCAGGGTCAGGTCGAGGAATTCGACGCTATTCGTATCGGTCTGGCATCGCCAGAGATGATCCGTTCCTGGTCCTTTGGTGAAGTCAAAAAGCCAGAGACCATCAACTATCGGACCTTCAAGCCCGAGCGTGATGGTCTGTTCTGCGCCAAGATCTTCGGGCCCATCAAGGACTACGAATGTCTGTGCGGAAAATACAAACGCCTCAAGCATCGTGGTGTGATTTGCGAAAAATGTAATGTCGAAGTCACTCAAACTAAGGTGCGTCGCGAGCGTATGGGTCATATTGAACTGGCCAGCCCGGTGGCTCACATCTGGTTTCTCAAGAGCTTGCCCTCGCGCATCGGGTTGCTGCTGGATATGACCCTGCGTGATATCGAGCGCATTCTCTATTTTGAAGCCTTTGTAGTGATTAATCCGCGCACCGTGCAGGGCCTAGAGCGTGGACAGTTGCTTTCCGATGAGCAGTATTTGGATGCCATCGAAGAGCATGGTGACGAATTTGATGCGCGTATGGGTGCAGAAGCGATTCTTGAGCTGCTGCGCTCACTTGATCTGCAGGAGCTGGCCAAAAAGCTGCGTGCTGAAGTGCGTGAAACCAGCTCGGACAACAAGATCAAGCGGTTAGCCAAGCGCTTGAAGTTGATTGAGTCATTTATTGATTCGGGTAATAAGCCAGAGTGGATGATTCTCAAGGTGCTGCCCGTTTTGCCGCCGGATCTGCGTCCTTTGGTGCCTCTGGATGGTGGTCGTTTCGCAACCAGTGATCTCAATGATCTCTATCGCCGGGTGATTAACCGCAACAACCGCCTCAAGCGCCTGCTGGAGCTCAGTGCTCCCGACATCATTGTGCGTAATGAAAAGCGCATGTTGCAGGAAGCAGTCGATGCATTACTGGATAACGGTCGTCGCGGCCGCGCCATCACAGGCAATAACAAGCGCCCGTTGAAGTCGCTGGCCGACATGATTAAGGGTAAGCAGGGCCGCTTCCGTCAAAACCTGCTGGGCAAGCGAGTCGACTACTCTGGGCGCTCAGTTATTGTGGTTGGCCCGACCTTGCGTCTGCATCAGTGTGGTTTGCCTAAGAAAATGGCTTTGGAACTGTTTAAGCCCTTTATTTTCGGTAAGTTACATCGCCGAGGCCTGGCCACTACCATCAAGGCTGCTAAGAAACTGGTGGAACGGGAAGGTCCGGAGGTCTGGGATATTCTCGATGAGGTGATTCGCGAGCATCCGGTGATGTTGAACCGTGCGCCAACCCTGCATCGTTTAGGTATTCAGGCTTTCGAACCAGTGCTCATCGAAGGTAAAGCGATACAGCTTCACCCTCTGGTATGCGCGGCATTTAACGCCGACTTTGACGGTGACCAAATGGCGGTACACGTGCCCTTGTCGCTGGAAGCGCAGTTGGAAGCGCGTACCCTGATGATGTCCACCAATAACATCCTGTCTCCCGCCAGCGGTGAGCCAATTATTGTGCCCTCTCAGGACATTGTTTTAGGTTTGTACTACATGTCGCGCGAGCGGATTAATGCGCGTGGCGAAGGCATGATGTTCACGGATGTGGATGAGGTTCATCGCGCCTATGAGGGTGGACATGTCGACCTCCATGCGCGCGTCAAGGTGCGCGTTGATGAAACCGTTAAACACGAAGATGGAACGTCCGAGCTCATTACTCGTCGTCATGAAACGACCGTGGGTCGGGCTTTGCTGTCGCGTATTCTGCCGCCGGGGTTGTCGTTTGATCTGGTGAACCGTGACCTCACCAAAAAGGCGATTTCTGGGTTGATTAATGCCTGTTATCGTCGCGTGGGCTTGAAGGAGACGGTCATTTTTGCTGACCAGCTAATGTACACCGGCTTTAAGTACTCCACCAAGGGTGGCGTGTCGTTTGGTATCAACGACATGGTTATCCCCACCGAGAAGACGGACATCTTGGCTGCGGCTGAAAACCAGGTGAAGGATATTGAGGACCAGTACGCTTCAGGCCTGGTCACCAAGGGTGAGCGCTACAATAAAGTGGTCGATATTTGGTCTCATACCAATGATCAAGTCGCTAAGGCCATGATGTCCAAGCTCGGCACGGATGAAGTGTTGAATGCAGAGGGTAAGAAAGAAGTTCAGCCCTCATTCAATTCTATCTTCATGATGGCGGATTCCGGTGCTCGTGGTTCAGCAGCGCAGATTCGTCAGCTGGCTGGCATGCGCGGTCTGATGGCCAAGCCCGACGGCTCGATCATCGAAACCCCAATTACCGCCAACTTCCGTGAAGGCTTAAATGTTCTGCAATACTTCATCTCAACACACGGTGCTCGTAAGGGCCTCGCCGATACGGCGCTGAAGACCGCCAACTCGGGTTATTTGACTCGCCGTCTGGTGGATGTGGCTCAGGATTTGGTGGTCACCGAGGAAGACTGTGGCACCGAAGAGGGCGTAGTGATGAAGCCCATCATTGAAGGCGGTGATGTGGTTGAGCCATTGCGCGAGCGGGTCTTGGGGCGTGTGATTGCCAAAGACGTGTTGTCCCTATCTGGTGAAGTGATCATGCCCCGCGGTACGTTATTGGACGAAGCGGCGGTTGATGTGATGGAAGCTGCTGGCGTAGATGAGGTCGTGGTGCGTTCAGCCATCACCTGTGAAACCCGTCACGGAATCTGCAGCAAGTGTTATGGACGTGATTTGGCCCGCGGACATGAGGTCAATAGCGGTGAAGCTGTCGGCGTGATCGCTGCTCAGTCCATTGGTGAGCCTGGCACGCAGTTGACCATGCGCACCTTCCATATTGGTGGTGCCGCCAGCCGTACCGCAGCAGCCTCCAGTATTTCGGTGAAATCCAATGGCACGGCGCGTCTGCACAACATTAAGACCGTG is part of the Ectothiorhodosinus mongolicus genome and encodes:
- the secE gene encoding preprotein translocase subunit SecE, producing the protein MAGKTEIVVGSGLDTAKLVVAVALLVGGVFTFYWFSDASTLLRVVGLLAFVAVAVGIIFTTGMGRNLAGFLGESRTEVRKMVWPTRVETLQSTLVVLAATIVVAIFLWLIDMLLGWTIREFIR
- the rplK gene encoding 50S ribosomal protein L11 — translated: MAKKIEAYIKLQVPAGKANPSPPVGPALGQRGVNIMEFCKAFNAQTQDMEPGLPIPVVITVYSDRSFTFIKKTPPASVLLRKAVGIAKGSATPNTTKVGKVTREQMEEIAKTKWPDLTASDMDAAVRTIAGSARAMGLDVEGV
- the rplA gene encoding 50S ribosomal protein L1 — translated: MAKLSKRMRAIREKIEPGKFYALPEALQLVKDTASAKFAESVDVSVNLGVDPRKSDQVVRGSTVLPNGTGKSVRVAVFTQGANADAAKEAGADIIGMDDLAEQVKAGKMDFDVVIASPDAMRVVGQLGQVLGPRGLMPNPKVGTVTPDVATAVKNAKAGQVRYRTDKAGIIHCTIGKASFEAKALEENLNALLADLMKAKPSAAKGIYMKKVTLSTTMGLGVPVDQGSLSL
- the tuf gene encoding elongation factor Tu codes for the protein MSKEKFERTKPHVNVGTIGHVDHGKTTLTAALTVVQAKKFGGESRAYDQIDNAPEERARGITIATAHVEYESDNRHYAHVDCPGHADYVKNMITGAAQMDGAILVCSAADGPMPQTREHILLARQVGVPYIVVFLNKADMVDDAELMELVEMEVRDLLSSYDFPGDDTPIVVGSALKALEGDTSDIGVPAIEKLIEALDTWIPEPERAIDGAFLMPVEDVFSISGRGTVVTGRVERGIVKVGDEIEIVGIKDTIKTTVTGVEMFRKLLDQGQAGDNVGVLLRGTKRDEVERGQVLCKPASITPHTKFEAEVYVLSKEEGGRHTPFFNGYRPQFYFRTTDVTGSCDLPSGVEMVMPGDNVKMTVSLIAPIAMEEGLRFAIREGGRTVGAGVVAKIIE
- the nusG gene encoding transcription termination/antitermination protein NusG, with translation MALRWYVVQVYSGFENQVKKSLEDHIARKGLEDSFGEILVPTEEVVEMRDGQKRKSERKFFPGYVLMQIEMSEGTWHLVKSVPRVLGFIGGTSDRPAPISEKEAQKILQRMQEGAEKPRPKVLFEAGEVVRVTDGPFNDFNGVVEEVNYDKSRLLVAVQIFGRSTPVELEFHQVEKA
- the rplJ gene encoding 50S ribosomal protein L10; translation: MALRLEDKKAIVSEVAAVAAQAYSAVAAEYRGLTVGEMTELREKARQSGVYLRVVKNTLARRAVEGTEFACMQEGFVGPLILAFSQEDPGAAARLVKDFAKEHKQLECKLVSVGGKLLGPGDLDRLASMPTRDQAISMLMAVMKAPLDKFARTLNEVPGKFVRTVAAVRDQKQAAG
- a CDS encoding UDP-glucose dehydrogenase family protein is translated as MKVTIYGSGYVGLVTGACLAEVGNQVLCVDVDADKIDALNRGEIPIHEPGLDELIHANMKSGRLAFSLDAKQGVDHGLFQFIAVGTPPDEDGSADLRHVLTVARSIAEHMTDYRIIVNKSTVPVGTADAVRDAVQNGLTERASQGDFDVVSNPEFLKEGAAIEDFMKPDRVVVGTDNPRTGELMRALYAPFNRNHDRVMLMDIRSAELTKYAANAMLATKISFMNELANLAEHLDADIEEVRRGIGADPRIGYHFIYPGCGYGGSCFPKDVKALERTARQVGFNAELLGAVEAVNERQKDVLFSKIHHHFDGQLSGRTVALWGLAFKPNTDDMREASSRKLMEALWQAGAKVRAYDPVAMDECRRIYGDHPALELCETHEHALQDADALAIVTEWNVFRSPDFESLRQHLKQPVIFDGRNLYDPEMLDKSGFSYYGIGRGKNATS
- the rplL gene encoding 50S ribosomal protein L7/L12; protein product: MAVNKEDVLEAISNMTVLEIVDLISAMEEKFGVSAAAAVAAAPVAAAGGAGEAAAEAKDEFDVVMTSFGANKVGVIKVVRGVTGLGLKEAKDMVEGAPATIKEAVSKDEAEKMKKELEEAGATVELK